From Thermodesulfobacteriota bacterium:
GAAGACGCATAAGGTGGCAGGAAAGCTGAAGTCGGCGGATGCTGAGGACCAACCCCTTCTGGAGACCATGGGCAAGGACATCAGTCAGGGCGGGCTGTGTTTTTACAGTGATGACCCCTATGCGCCCGGATCCGAGTTGCAGATGACCATCCGAATCTCCGGCGTCAAGGATGAAACCGGGCATACGTCGCTTTACCTGATGGCCTCTTCCATTCCCGTGCGGGCGGTTGTCAAAGTGGCCTGGTGCAGACCGGCCGCCCACGGGGCGGGATATGAGGTCGGCGTCGCCTTCACGGAAATATTCGGAGACGACTACAAAATTCTTCAAAATAATCTTAACGACTGAATAACGGGTGCGGTAAATCTCTTACCGCACCCGAAGCATGATTACCCCCCACAGGTTACGTGGTGACCGTGATCTTTCTGGGCTGCGCTTTTTCCGCCTTGGGCAGCGTCAGCTTCAGGACACCGTCATTCAGGTTGGCCCCTATCTTTTCCTGGTTGATAATGTCGGAAATAGTAAACTGACGGAAATATTTTCCGACCTCATATTCAATGACCAGGTCTTCCTCATTGGCGGATTCAAACGGCGCTATGTCTCCGGTCAAGGTCAGCACATTATCCTTAAGATCGATGGTCAACCCCTCGGGTTTGACGCCGGGAAGATCGGCCAGCAGGGTAATGGCCTTGTCGGTTTCAAATATATCAACAGCCGGCGTGAAATACGGGCCCGGAAACGTCTGTTCCGGAGCCGCCACTTCCTGTTTTTCCTTTACCTGCATTTCCTTGGTTTTATCGTTTGACATGGTCGTTCCTCCTTATATTGGGAAAAATCGGATTACTTGATCTGGATCTGACGGGGTTTGGCGGCCTCGGCCTTGGGTATGGTCACGGTCAGAACACCCAGGGCCAGTTTGGCCTCAATTTTGGCGCTGTCAATTTCCGTGGGCAGCTTGACAATACGCGAAAATTTCCCCGCGTCCCGCTCCCGGCGATGATAGCGGACACTATCTCCCTCTTCCGTGACCTTGCGTTCGCCGGAAAGGACGATGTCGTTGTGGGCGGTCTGGATGTCCAGATCCGCCGCGGTCACGCCCGGCAGCTCGGCCCGGAGATAATAATTGTCCTTGTCTTCGGTCAGATTGATCAGCGGAAACACCCCGCTCCCGACCAGGCGGTAACCGCTCCTTTTGATGTTTCCCAGAAGATTGTCCAGCCGGCGGCGCATGCTGTCCAGTTCGTCAAAGGAGCTTCTTAAATCAAATGTCGGAAAGTTAATCATAATTATACCCCCTTTTCTAATGGTTACTCCCTTTTTCCGGTATTGACCGGAATGGTTTCTGGATGAATGCCTTGCTTTTTGATTTAAAAGATAATAATCGGCAAAAAGCTGTCAAGGGGCTGCTTTTATTGTCGAAGAAAGAAAAAGGCGGCCGGGAAGGCCGCCTCTACGCAAAAACCTGGCTCTCGGCCTATAGTTGTTCCAGCAGCTTTTCTTTCTTGGCCTTATACTCCTTTTCATCGATCAGGCCGGAGTCGTAAAGCTCTTTGAGGTAACGCAGCTTTTCGGTATTCTCCTGCTTGCGGGTTTCCCAAGAATCGCCGGATTTCATGGCCGCCGGCTTATCAGCGGCAACCGGCGCCGGTTCTTTTTCGATCGCTTTGAGCGGTTGAGAAGGGCTTTCCTGCAGAGGGACCGGTTCGGCTTTTATGGTCTGGGGTTCAGGCGCAACTACCGGCTCAGTCTTTAGCGCTTTATCAGGTTCAGAAGCCGCCAAGGAGTCGGTTTTAACCGGAGCCGCGGCTTCCGGTGTTCCGGTCGCGGGCGAAGCCGCCGGGGCAGGCGGCGGCTCGGGGATATGTTTCATGTCCGCCACTATCCACAGGGGGAAGGGGTTACCTTTTTCCGTCAGACGGTGTTCCACAAAATCAGGCGCGACGATGGGAGCAAAAGAGGAACGGATCATCAGGGGATCGGCATTATCCGCCTGTGATAACGCATCCGGTCTGCTGCTTAAAATTTCTTCATTCACATACCCAAAGGCCAGGTTCAGACGGTCTCCGGTTTCCACAAAGGCCACGCCGCCGGTCTGCCGGTCTTTTTTAAACAGCAGGCCGCCGCCGCGGTTGCGGGAAACAAACCTCACCCGCTGTTCCGGATTGGCTTTGGCCAGGGCCTGAACCAGGGCGGGAGCCAGGTGCTCGATTTCCACTTCCTGAAAAACCGGTTTCCGCTCCGGTTTTCCATAAATCGCGGAATCCGCAAGATAGGACAGTTGCGTCAGGAGGTTTTTCAGGTTCTCCGGGCTGATATCGGCCGGATGGTGGAACTGCTGTTGGACCACCTGCCCTTTGCGGACCTTGTGTTCCAGGCTGACCGTAACCTCATTCTGATCAACTACCGGAGTCTTCACCCAGTAGGGTGCGCAACCCGCAAGGGCGGCGAGGCACAGCCCTAAAGCCAGAAAAATGGAACGCTTTTTCATGAACAAAACCCTCCGACATATGGATTTACTGTGGAACGAATCAGCACCAGTGCCAGACGGCTTGCCGGTCCTGCTCGCGATAACCGATGTACCCCAGGTCGGAAAACTGCTGCACGCTCAGGTTGACAAAGTCCATGGGTTTTCCCGTGACATCGGCCAGGTATCGGGCCAGGGCCTTGACCGGCGAAAGGCCGTTGGCCATGGAAAAAGGCGGGGCGTTCTCCAGCAGGTCTTCGGACAGGAGTTGAAAAACGATCTCCAGCTTCTGTTTGCCCATGTAGCGCAGCTGCTCCTCAACACTGAGCGTCCCCTCGCCAAACTCCTTTTCCATGCGGGCCTCTTCCTTTTCGATTTCATCGGAATAATAGGTTTTCACAAACCGCTCGATGTCTTCCGGGCTCAGGGCCGAGGTGCGCACGATGGCGCTGTTGGCGTCAAAATCGTTCCAGTTGTCGGTGAGCAGTTCCAGGTCGTACCGGTCCATCTCCTCCTTGACCTCGGTGCCCGGAAAGGGGGCCAGGAAGTGGTAGCCGTATTCCACGTCCAGCTCCCGGGCAAAGCGATGGGACTCCATGAGATTTTCCGGGGTTTCGCCGGGCAGGCCGACGATAAAGGAACCGAACACCCGCATGCCGGCGGCCTTGGCGTCGGCCACGGCCTTACGGACGCGGTCCAGCTTAATACCTTTTTTGATGCGGTCCAGGACCGCCTGGTTTCCGGATTCAAAACCGAAAAAAATCGAGTCGCACCCGGCCTGGCGCATCATGGCCAGCATTTCCGGGGTCACGGAATCGGCCCGGGCAAAGCCCGCCCAGCTGAAGGAAAGACCCCGCCGTTCGATTTCGGCGCAGATCTCCCGCACCCGCCGGGGATTGGAGGTGAAAAAATCATCAGCGAAATTGACGCGCTCAAACCCGTAGCCCAGCAGGGTTTCGATTTCATCCACCACCAGACGGGGATCGCGGTTGCGGATGCGGCTGCCGACCATGCGACGGCCCTGGCAGAAGATGCACCGGCCGGGACAGCCCCGGCTGGTGATGATGCTGATGGGAAACCCCAGGGCCTTATAGCGGGACATGGGCAGCAGGTGCCGGGCCGGCAGGGGCAGTCGGTCCAGATCGTCGATCAGATCGCGGAGACCGGTGAACCGGATCCGGTCGCCGTCGGCAAACGCGATCCCGCGGACCTCAGCCCAGGCCTTGCGGTCGCCGATGACCGGCACCAGTTCCTGAATGGTCGCCTCTCCTTCGCCGACAACGATCAGGTCGATTTCCGGAAATTGGCGCAGGGTGTTTTCATAATCAAAGCTGACATGGGGGCCGCCCATAACGGTCACCGCCCGCGGAAAAAGCCGCTTGGCGGTTTTAAGAATATCGGCGGCGGCAAAAAAATTTAAGGTCACCGATCCGGCGCCGATAACGTCCGGGTCAAAGTCCGCCAGTTCGGCCGCCATCTTTTCCGGTGAATAATACCGGACCATGTAATCCAGGATACGCACCTTCGCACCGGCGGCCTCAAAGGCGGCGGCGGCATAGCAAAGGCCCAGCGGGGGAGAAGGCGCCTCTTCCAGAGGATAGGGAGAGGCGATCAGAACGACTTTCATATAAATTCCAATCCACTTTTGGCTCCCGTCCGGGAATACGGACAGCAGATGACGGCAAAATCCATTCCGGAACGGCAGATGGGAACAATAGAAGAGTTTTGCCGGAGAGTCAATAAATAAGGTGCCGAATAGGCTATGGTATTACTATATCGAACTCCCCGGGTGGAGTCGTTAAGGCGTGGCGGCCTTCCGGCCCAGGTCAGCCGCCTTTTTCCTGGCTTTCTCGTCCCGGATGATATCTCCCTTGTTGGCGGCCGAAGCCATGACGACGCCCAGCCAGTGCATACCGGTCATATCAACCGTTGATTTAAAGCTATGCATTACGGGGTCGGCCGTATGGACATTGGTGTCCCCGCAGACCGTGATGACCCCGACGCGCTTGCGCTTCATTATGGCACCGTACTCCTTGTGCCAGCTCCAGTTTTCATCAAAAAAAGCGCACCACCTGTCCAGATAGGCTTTCATCTGCGCGGTCATGGACCAGAAATAGACCGGAACGCTATGGATAATGACGTCCGCTTCCAGTATCTTTTTGTGAATGGCCGGCATGTCGTCTTTGATGACACACAGACCGGTCTGGTTGCACTTCTTGCAGTCCTTGCACCCGGATATTTTCTTTTTATCCAGGATGATTTTTTCCACCCTGGCCCCGGCCGCTTCCGCAGCGGCCAGCGCGTCATCCAGAAGAACATCACTGTTGCCGCCGATTCGCGGACTTCCCATGATACCCAGTACGTTCATTTTAATCCTCCCCGGAACATGATTGAAAACATATCGGAAACCCGAGTGCCCCCGTCATACCGATAAGCCGTGAACCAGCATGTTTTGTATGACGATATCATCAACGGGCTTAGAGATCTCCCAACCCGTTTTGATTTTTGGGTGATCCCACGGGGAATTG
This genomic window contains:
- a CDS encoding PilZ domain-containing protein, with the protein product MGLLTKGFERRNYPRYNKKISVHIKKKTHKVAGKLKSADAEDQPLLETMGKDISQGGLCFYSDDPYAPGSELQMTIRISGVKDETGHTSLYLMASSIPVRAVVKVAWCRPAAHGAGYEVGVAFTEIFGDDYKILQNNLND
- a CDS encoding Hsp20/alpha crystallin family protein, with product MSNDKTKEMQVKEKQEVAAPEQTFPGPYFTPAVDIFETDKAITLLADLPGVKPEGLTIDLKDNVLTLTGDIAPFESANEEDLVIEYEVGKYFRQFTISDIINQEKIGANLNDGVLKLTLPKAEKAQPRKITVTT
- a CDS encoding Hsp20/alpha crystallin family protein; the encoded protein is MINFPTFDLRSSFDELDSMRRRLDNLLGNIKRSGYRLVGSGVFPLINLTEDKDNYYLRAELPGVTAADLDIQTAHNDIVLSGERKVTEEGDSVRYHRRERDAGKFSRIVKLPTEIDSAKIEAKLALGVLTVTIPKAEAAKPRQIQIK
- a CDS encoding radical SAM protein, whose translation is MKVVLIASPYPLEEAPSPPLGLCYAAAAFEAAGAKVRILDYMVRYYSPEKMAAELADFDPDVIGAGSVTLNFFAAADILKTAKRLFPRAVTVMGGPHVSFDYENTLRQFPEIDLIVVGEGEATIQELVPVIGDRKAWAEVRGIAFADGDRIRFTGLRDLIDDLDRLPLPARHLLPMSRYKALGFPISIITSRGCPGRCIFCQGRRMVGSRIRNRDPRLVVDEIETLLGYGFERVNFADDFFTSNPRRVREICAEIERRGLSFSWAGFARADSVTPEMLAMMRQAGCDSIFFGFESGNQAVLDRIKKGIKLDRVRKAVADAKAAGMRVFGSFIVGLPGETPENLMESHRFARELDVEYGYHFLAPFPGTEVKEEMDRYDLELLTDNWNDFDANSAIVRTSALSPEDIERFVKTYYSDEIEKEEARMEKEFGEGTLSVEEQLRYMGKQKLEIVFQLLSEDLLENAPPFSMANGLSPVKALARYLADVTGKPMDFVNLSVQQFSDLGYIGYREQDRQAVWHWC
- a CDS encoding flavodoxin family protein is translated as MNVLGIMGSPRIGGNSDVLLDDALAAAEAAGARVEKIILDKKKISGCKDCKKCNQTGLCVIKDDMPAIHKKILEADVIIHSVPVYFWSMTAQMKAYLDRWCAFFDENWSWHKEYGAIMKRKRVGVITVCGDTNVHTADPVMHSFKSTVDMTGMHWLGVVMASAANKGDIIRDEKARKKAADLGRKAATP